In a single window of the Luteibacter rhizovicinus DSM 16549 genome:
- the hpf gene encoding ribosome hibernation-promoting factor, HPF/YfiA family, producing MQIQISGQHIHPTPALRERVEQQISRFERLFDNITALDVVLSVDKNEHKAGGTLHCAGVRLHADGVASLEDEKKPDALHKAIDAMIAKLADQLKKHKEKLKDHHNAEGRDARVAAP from the coding sequence ATGCAAATCCAGATCAGCGGCCAGCACATCCATCCCACCCCTGCCCTGCGCGAGCGCGTGGAACAGCAAATCAGCCGCTTCGAACGCCTTTTCGACAACATCACCGCCCTCGACGTGGTCCTTTCCGTCGACAAGAACGAGCACAAGGCCGGCGGCACGCTCCATTGTGCCGGCGTCCGTCTCCACGCCGACGGCGTGGCCAGCCTCGAAGATGAAAAGAAGCCCGATGCCCTGCACAAAGCCATCGACGCGATGATCGCCAAGCTTGCCGACCAGCTGAAGAAGCACAAGGAAAAGCTCAAGGATCACCACAACGCCGAGGGTCGCGACGCTCGCGTCGCCGCTCCCTGA
- a CDS encoding RNA polymerase factor sigma-54 produces MKPGLQFRLHQQLTLTPQLQQAIRLLQLSQLELEAELRQIAESNPLLEFAEDAEAEAELPEEGDYDGPDFPARDEPPAKTSKAEEESTATPSEELAPEWDDDRFHGEAGDYAGAPSRSGSGDEDGFEPQNAAPESLQQHLEWQLNLSQFSPRDHAIATAIIHALDEDGYLRDGVEAVEAALPAELHASAEEIERVRQRVQRFDPTGIASLDLRDCLLCQLSQFALDTPHRDLAIRVVTDELELLARNDAAKIARKLKAAEEDVAAAAALIRSLDPRPGSALDATPVEYVAPDVYARRENGRWQVSLNPDAQPRLGLNQHYCNLIARARGDDATWMKGQLQEARWLLKSLQSRAETLTKVADVIVRRQSAFLDYGPEAMHPLVLREVAEEVGMHESTISRVTTRKYMHTPRGTFELKHFFSSGVATEDGGSASATAIQAMLRKLITGEDARRPLSDQALAEELHRRGIQVARRTVAKYREALRIPSSSERVRAS; encoded by the coding sequence ATGAAACCCGGACTTCAGTTTCGCCTGCATCAGCAGCTCACGCTGACGCCCCAGCTGCAGCAGGCCATCCGCCTGCTTCAGTTGTCGCAGCTGGAGCTCGAGGCCGAGCTCCGCCAGATCGCGGAAAGCAACCCCCTGCTCGAGTTCGCCGAGGATGCCGAAGCGGAGGCCGAGTTGCCCGAAGAAGGCGACTACGACGGCCCCGACTTCCCGGCACGCGACGAACCACCCGCCAAGACCTCCAAGGCCGAGGAAGAGTCGACCGCGACCCCCTCGGAGGAGCTCGCTCCCGAGTGGGACGACGATCGCTTCCACGGCGAAGCCGGCGACTACGCCGGTGCGCCTTCGCGCTCCGGCAGCGGCGACGAGGACGGCTTCGAACCGCAGAACGCCGCTCCCGAAAGCCTCCAGCAACACCTCGAGTGGCAGCTCAACCTGTCCCAGTTCTCGCCGCGCGACCACGCCATCGCTACCGCGATCATCCACGCGCTGGACGAGGACGGTTATCTGCGTGACGGCGTCGAGGCCGTCGAAGCCGCCCTGCCGGCCGAGCTGCATGCCAGCGCCGAGGAGATCGAGCGCGTGCGCCAGCGCGTGCAGCGCTTCGACCCCACGGGCATCGCCAGCCTGGACCTGCGTGACTGCCTGCTCTGCCAGCTGTCGCAGTTCGCCCTGGATACGCCGCATCGCGACCTTGCCATCCGCGTGGTCACCGATGAGCTCGAGCTCCTGGCGCGCAACGACGCGGCCAAGATCGCCCGCAAGCTCAAGGCCGCCGAGGAAGACGTCGCCGCCGCGGCCGCCCTGATCCGCAGCCTCGATCCGCGCCCCGGCTCCGCCCTGGACGCCACGCCCGTGGAATACGTCGCCCCCGACGTCTACGCGCGCCGCGAAAACGGCCGCTGGCAGGTCAGCCTCAATCCCGATGCCCAGCCCCGGCTGGGCCTCAACCAGCACTACTGCAACCTCATCGCTCGCGCCCGCGGCGACGACGCCACCTGGATGAAGGGCCAGCTACAGGAAGCCCGCTGGCTGCTGAAGAGCCTGCAGTCGCGCGCCGAGACGCTGACCAAGGTGGCCGACGTGATCGTCCGCCGGCAAAGCGCCTTCCTCGACTACGGCCCGGAGGCGATGCATCCGCTGGTCCTGCGCGAGGTGGCGGAGGAGGTCGGCATGCACGAATCGACCATTTCCCGGGTCACTACGCGCAAGTACATGCACACGCCGCGCGGTACCTTCGAACTGAAGCACTTCTTCTCCAGTGGCGTGGCCACGGAGGACGGCGGCAGCGCCTCGGCCACCGCGATCCAGGCCATGCTCCGCAAGCTCATCACGGGCGAGGACGCGCGGCGCCCGCTGTCCGACCAGGCCCTGGCCGAGGAACTCCATCGACGCGGAATTCAGGTAGCCCGCCGTACGGTAGCCAAGTACCGGGAAGCCCTGCGCATCCCCAGCTCCAGCGAACGTGTCCGCGCCAGTTGA